One genomic window of Canis aureus isolate CA01 chromosome 15, VMU_Caureus_v.1.0, whole genome shotgun sequence includes the following:
- the LOC144284107 gene encoding ubiquitin carboxyl-terminal hydrolase 17-like protein 6 has translation MEAAHLHPSEEPQFSASPKPQSCWSRRAGAEVHGGPSVPETTSPASKMLSSLTDPLAPASAGLPPTKTPLSWKSLSQVGAGLQNMGNTCYVNATLQCLTYTEPLASYMLSQQHGTTCRRQTSCMLCTLQAHLTRVLCHPGRVLRPLPLLLAAFHRHKQEDAHEYLMFILDAMQQACLPEDKLSDPECPQDSTLIQQLFGGYWRSQIQCLHYQGTSSTLEPYLDICLDIGAAHSISQALEQLMKPELLEGENAYHCSKCLEKVPASKVLTLHTSPKVLILVLRRFSDLTGNKMTKEVQYPERLDMQHCLSEQRAGPLVYVLYAVLVHAGRSCHSGHYFCFVKAGNGQWYKMDDAKVSACDVTCALRQPAYVLFYMQKTDLERDLGRESVEEGGLASPEADPTVMGEASGEPATDPSMNLPELEECGEETSRQQMTLDQWRCLQERNRPKLELNVRRREIALPANAVILHHSKYRPEMPKNHPQQTVDVLTTAAGMLPPQVAGDVAKVPRVPGRARPTKRMSKKGQRSGEAVQGCVS, from the coding sequence ATGGaggctgcccacctccacccctcagagGAGCCTCAGTTCAGCGCCTCTCCCAAACCCCAGTCATGCTGGTCAAGGAGAGCCGGGGCTGAAGTCCACGGAGGACCCTCTGTGCCCGAGACGACATCCCCTGCATCAAAGATGCTCTCCTCCCTGACTGACCCGTTGGCTCCCGCAtcagcagggctgcctcccaccaagacgcctctgagttggaagagcctttcccaggtgggagccgggcttcagaacatgggcaacacttgctatgtgaatgcgaccctacagtgtctgacctacacagagcccctcgccagctacatgctgtcccagcagcacgggaccacctgtaggaggcagacatcctgcatgctgtgtaccctgcaggctcacctgacgcgggttctctgccatcctggacgtgtgctccggcccctgccactcctgctcgcCGCCTTCCACAGACACAAGCAGGAAGATGCCCATGAGTATCTCATGTTCATTCTGGATGCAATGCAGCAAGCATGCTTGCCTGAGGACAAGCTCTCAGACCCTGAGTGTCCTCAGGACAGCACCCTCATCCAGCAACTCTTTGGGGGGTACTGGAGGTCTCAAATCCAGTGTCTCCACTACCAAGGCACTTCGAGCACTCTggaaccttacctggacatcTGCCTGGACATCGGGGCTGCTCACAGCATCAGCCAAGCTTTGGAGCAGTTGATGAAGCCCGAACTGCTGGAAGGTGAAAATGCCTACCATTGTAGTAAGTGTCTGGAGAAGGTGCCTGCGTCCAAGGTGTTGACTTTGCACACTTCCCCGAAGGTCCTCATCCTGGTCTTGAGACGATTCTCAGACTTGacaggcaacaaaatgactaaggaggtgcaatatcctgagcgccttgacatgcaacactgcctgtctgagcagagggcaggacccttggtttatgtgctctatgccgtgctggtgcacgctgggaggagttgccacagcggacattacttctgtttcgtaaaggcaggaaatggccagTGGTATAAAATGGATGATGCTAAGGTCAGCGCCTGTGATGTGACTTGCGCGCTGCGCCAACCTGCCTATGTcctcttttatatgcagaagactGATCTGGAGAGAGACCTTGGGAGGGAGTCAGTCGAGGAGGGAGGACTCGCATCTCCCGAGGCAGACCCCACGGTGAtgggtgaggcctcaggagagccgGCAACGGATCCCTCCATGAACCTTCCTGAGTTGGAGGAGTGTGGGGAAGAGACCTCAAGGCAACAAATGACATTAGACCAGTGGAGATGCCTCCAGGAACGCAATCGACCTAAGCTTGAACTCaatgtcaggagaagagaaattgctcttcctgcAAACGCAGTCATCCTTCACCACTCCAAATACAGACCTGAGATGCCGAAGAATCATCCTCAGCAGACCGTCGACGTGCTCACCACTGCAGCTGGGATGCTCccacctcaggtggccggggacgTGGCCAAGGTCCCACGTGTGCCAGGGAGAGCCCGACCTACCAAGAGGAtgagcaagaagggacagaggtctggggaagcagtccagggatgtgtctcctaa